The Ascidiaceihabitans donghaensis genome includes the window ACGTATCCCGCATTTCGTGTGGGAATACCTCGACAGTGCCACAGGCGACGAACGCACAAAGCAGCGCAACCGGGATGGCTTGGACGCTGTAGGTTTTTTGCCCTCGATTTTGCACGGCGAATTCAAACCAGACCTCTCCACATCATTGTTGGGACATAACTATCCCCTGCCCTTTGGCATTTCCCCTATCGGGATGTCCGGGCTGATATGGCCTGGCGCCGAAACACTGCTGGCCCAAGCAGGCGCTAGACTTGGCATTCCTTATGCATTGTCGACAGTCGCCACTCAGGCCCCCGAAGACGTTGCACCGCATCTGGGTGATCATGCTTGGTTCCAGATGTACCCCCCGCGCGACGAAGCCATTCGCACAGATATGCTGAACCGTGCAAAGGCCAGCGGGTTCAGAACGCTCATATTGACCGTGGACGTTCCCGTGGCTTCGCGGCGCGAACGCCAGACGCGGTCGGGGCTGACAAACCCGCCTAAGCTGACGCCGCGTTTGCTGGCGCAGGTGGTTCGATGCCCGGCTTGGGCACTGGGCATCATGAAGACAGGCATGCCGCATATGCGCATGCTGGACAAATACACCGATGCCGCGGGACAAGGACGTTCAACAACAGAACATGTTGGTTACTTGCTGCGTACCTCGCCTGACTGGTCTTATGTAGAATGGTTGCGCGATGCCTGGGACGGGCCATTTGTGATCAAAGGTGTCACGCGCCCCCAAGATGCGGAACGGCTTGAAACACTTGGTGTAGATGCGATCTGGTTGTCCAATCATGCAGGACGCCAATTTGATGGGGCGCCGGCCGCCATTGATACACTGCCTGCAATGCGGGCCGCGACGACGTTGCCAATAATCTTTGACAGCGGAATTGAAGGCGGGCTTGATATATTACGCGCTTTGGCGCTGGGGGCAAATTTTGTGATGATGGGCCGCGCTTGGCACTATGCCCTTGGCGCATTGGGCAAAGCGGGTCCCGCGCATCTGGCCGATCTGCTGGCGCGCGACATGGAAGCCAACATGGGTCAACTGGGTGCACGGACGTTAGGTGAATTGCCTGACACGATACACCACGGGCGCTAAGTCTCTGGTTCTGTTCACAACTGTATACAAGTGACCTAAGGGAAACAATTACACGCTTGCGTCGCCCGCGTTGGCGCAAACATCGCTTTTCTACCCAAAACTACGCGTTTACCACTTTAAGAAAACGACATAGAACGTGGCGCAACTGCATACCGGCTCCAAAAAGGACCTGCCCTATGACCGACTTCAAAAAAATTCTCATCGCCAACCGCGGCGAAATCGCCATCCGCATCATGCGGGCCGCCAACGAGATGGGCAAAAAAACGGTGGCGGTGTTTGCCGAAGAAGACAAATTGGGGTTGCACCGCTTCAAAGCGGACGAAGCCTACCGGATCGGCGAAGGCATGGGGCCGGTCGCAGCCTACCTCAGCATTGACGAAATTATTCGTGTGGCGCGTGAATGCGGCGCCGACGCGATCCACCCCGGCTATGGCCTGCTGTCGGAAAACCCCGATTTTGTGGACGCCTGCGCCAAAAACGGCATCACGTTTATTGGCCCCAAGGCCGAAACCATGCGCGCCCTTGGCGACAAGGCGTCCGCGCGCCGCGTCGCGGTTGAGGCTGGCGTTCCTGTCATTCCTGCCACGGAAGTTCTGGGCGACGATATGGCCGCCATCAAGGCAGAAGCGGCCGAAGTCGGGTATCCTTTGATGCTGAAAGCGTCATGGGGTGGCGGTGGTCGCGGAATGCGCCCCATCATGTCCGAAGACGAGCTGGAAGAAAAAGTGCTGGAAGGCCGCCGCGAAGCTGAAGCCGCCTTTGGCAACGGTGAAGGTTATCTGGAAAAGATGATCATGCGCGCCCGCCACGTCGAGGTGCAAATCCTCGGTGACAGCCACGGCGGCATGTACCACCTGTTTGAACGCGACTGTTCCGTGCAGCGCCGCAACCAGAAAGTGGTCGAACGCGCCCCTGCTCCCTACCTCAGCGAAGAACAGCGCACAGAGATTTGCGAGCTGGGGTACAAAATCTGCAAACATGTGAACTATGAATGTGCAGGCACTGTCGAATTCTTGATGGATATGGAAACAGGCAAGTTTTACTTCATCGAAGTGAACCCGCGCGTGCAGGTCGAACATACCGTAACCGAGGAAGTCACCGGCATCGACATCGTGCAGTCCCAGATCCTGATCGCCGAAGGCAAAACCATCGCCGAGGCCACTGGCAAAGCCACTCAAGCTGATGTCCAACTGACAGGCCACGCCTTGCAAACGCGGATCACCACCGAAGACCCGCAAAACAACTTTATCCCCGATTATGGCCGCATCACCGCCTTCCGCGAAGCGACAGGTTTTGGCATCCGCCTAGATGGCGGCACGGCATATTCGGGTGGTGTGATCACGCGCTACTACGATTCACTGCTGGTCAAAGTCACCGCCAAGGCGCAGACACCTGAATTGGCCATCGCCCGCATGGACCGCGCCCTGCGTGAATTCCGTATTCGTGGCGTGTCCACCAACATCGCCTTTGTCGAGAACCTGCTGAAACACCCCACGTTCCTCGACAATACCTACCACACCAAGTTCATCGACGAGACGCCGAACCTGTTCCAGTTCAAACGCCGCCGCGACCGTGGCACCAAGGTGCTGACCTACATCGCGGATATTTCCGTGAACGGACACCCCGAGACCAAAGACCGCGCGATGCCGCGCCGCGACTTGAAAGAACCAAAAGCCCCGGCCCATCTGAACGAGCCTCAAATGGGCACGCGCAACCTTTTGGAACAAAAAGGCCCCCAAGCGGTTGCCGACTGGATGAAGGCCCACCAACAACTGCTGATCACCGACACCACCATGCGCGATGGGCACCAATCCTTGTTGGCGACCCGCATGCGCAGCTACGATATGGTTAAGGTCGCCTCGGCCTATTCTGCCAATCTGCCGCAACTGTTTTCCATGGAATGCTGGGGCGGTGCGACTTTTGATGTTGCTTACCGCTTCTTGCAGGAATGCCCGTGGCAGCGCCTGCGTGATCTGCGCGAACGCATGCCCAACATTATGACGCAGATGCTTTTGCGCGGCGCCAATGGGGTTGGTTACACCAACTATCCCGACAATGTGGTGCAGGATTTTGTGCGTGTGGCCGCAAACACCGGCGTCGATGTGTTCCGCGTGTTTGACAGCCTGAACTGGGTTGAAAACATGCGCGTGGCCATGGACGCGGTGCAGGAGCAGAACAAGGTCTGCGAAGGCACGATTTGCTACACGGGCGATATCATGGACCCCGACCGGTCCAAATATGACCTGAAATACTATGTGGACATGGGCAATGAATTGAAGGCCGCTGGTGCGCATGTGCTGGGGTTGAAAGACATGGCGGGTTTGTTGAAACCCGCAGCCGCGCGTGTTTTGGTGCGTGCCCTAAAACAAGAAGTCGGCCTGCCGATCCACTTCCACACTCATGACACAGCCGGCATCGCGTCAGCCACGATCCTCGCGGCGGCTGAGGCAGGCGTAGATGCAGTCGATTGCGCCATGGACGCGCTGTCGGGCAACACATCGCAAGCGACTTTGGGCACCGTGGTCGAAAGCCTGCAACACACCGACCGCGACACCGGGTTGGACATGAATGCAATCCGCGACATTTCCGACTACTGGGAAGCGGTGCGCGGGCAATATGCGGCGTTCGAGTCTGGCATGCAGGCGCCCTCGTCCGAGGTCTACCTGCACGAGATGCCGGGTGGCCAGTTTACCAACCTCAAGGCACAAGCACGGTCTTTGGGATTGGAAGAACGCTGGCCCGAGGTCGCGCGCACCTATGCGGATGTGAACAAGATGTTTGGCGACATCGTCAAAGTCACGCCATCCTCAAAAGTCGTCGGCGACATGGCACTGATGATGGTGTCCCAAGGGTTGACCCGCGATGAGGTCGAGGACGCGGACAAAGACGTGGCATTTCCTGACAGCGTGGTCGACATGATGCGCGGCAACTTGGGCCAGCCTCCGGGTGGGTTTCCTGCAGGCATTCAAACCAAAGTGCTCAAGGGTGAGGCCCCCAACACAATGCGCCCCGGTGCAGACGTGCCACCCACCGATCTCGATGCGACCCGTACAGAACTGACAGCCTTGCTGGAAGGCAAAGACGTCGATGACGAGGATTTGCAAGGCTATCTGATGTATCCAAAGGTGTTTTTGGACTACATGGGGCGTCATCGCACCTATGGCCCGGTGCGCGTACTGCCGACGCATACCTTCTTTTATGGCATGCAGCCCGGCGACGAGATCACAGCCGAGATTGATCCGGGAAAAACGCTGGAAATTCGCATGCAAGCCATTGGCGAGACCAATGAGGACGGCGAAGCCAAAGTCTTCTTTGAACTCAACGGTCAGCCGCGCGTCATTCGTGTGCCCAACCGTATGGTCAAAGCCACAACGATCCAGCGGCCTAAGGCTGAGGTCGGCAATGCCGATCACATTGGCGCACCTATGCCGGGCGTTGTGGCCTCCGTGGCGGCGGTTGTGGGCAAAGAGGTCAAAGAAGGCGATTTGCTTTTGACCATTGAGGCCATGAAGATGGAAACCGGTATTCACGCCGAACGCGACGCTGTTGTGAAGGCTGTGCATGTGCAACCCGGCGGCCAGATTGACGCCAAGGATTTGCTGGTAGAACTTGAATAAGTCTGCCCCTTGAGTATGGGGCGCGGTTGTTGGGGGCCTTGCCCCCGCGCTTTCGCGCGCCCCCAGGATATTTTTAGCGAAAAGAAACCCTGCCTCGGCGGGGCTTTGCGCGGTTTTGTGCCTGTGCAATCGTTTCTGGCAAAACGGTGTTAAACCCTATATTCTTGCGCCCAAGCGCCCCGGGCAAACATGGGGCCACATGAGGACGCAGTCGATGACCCACGTTAATTCCCGCCGGAGTGTGCGCACTTCTATGTTTTTTGCCGTTTCCGGTTTGATGGTTTTATCCGCTTGTGACGAACCGCTTGATTTTGACCTGCGCGGCATCGGCGGTGGTTTCACAACCAAGGATGCAGCTGTGAACGCCACAGCCAAAAGACCCTCAGCGGACAATCGGGGTGTTATTTCATATCCGAACTATCAAGTCGCCATTGCAAAACGCGGAGACACTTTGAACGATGTGGCTGCACGTCTGGGGCTGGATGCCAATGAACTGGCCCGCTTCAACGGTGTCGCGGCTGATGTTCCCTTGCGCAAAGACGAAATCATCGCCCTGCCCCGCCGCGTGTCAGAACCATCGCCCGCAACCGGTGCTGCCACCACAGGCCCGATCCGTCCTTCTTCTGTTGATGTCACCACATTGGCTGGCAGTGCAATCGACAATGCCCCCGACACCACGCCTGTGCAAACGGCAACCCTGCCAGACACCCCGAAACCTTCAGGCGTCGAGCCCATCCGCCACAAGGTTGAACGCGGAGAAACTGCCTATACGATTGCGCGCCTGTATCAAGTGCCTGTGCGGTCTTTGGCGGAATGGAACGGGCTTGGCAGCAACTTTGCCGTGCGCGAAGGTCAATTCTTGCTGATCCCTGTGGCCAAACAGGCCCCGCCTGCCCGTGTACTGGATGACACTTCGGTGCCCGGCGCCGGGTCTGCCACGCCAACACCGCCCAGTGCGACCAAACCTTTGCCTGATGAAGACACAACCCCCGCAGCTGCAAAGCCTGAGCCAGCCCCTACCATTGATGTGGGCGCCCCCCCCAAGGCTGCAACCAACGCCCGCTTGGTGTACCCCGTAAAGGGCAGCATCATTCGCGAGTATGCAAAAGGCCGCAATGAAGGCATAAATATCAAAGCAGCCCCAGGCACGTCCGTGAAAGCCGCAGATGCAGGCACCGTTGCCGCCATCACCAAAAGCGGTGACGGCGTGCCGATCGTTGTCGTGCGCCATGCAGACAACCTGTTGACGGTTTATGCCAACGTCACGGACGTTCAGGTCCAAAAAGGCGACACGGTACGCCGCGGACAAGGCATTGCAAAATTGCGCGATGGCGATCAGTCTTTTGTGCATTTCGAAGTGCGTAAAGGCTTCGACAGCGTCGATCCGACACCTTACCTGCAGTAAGGCGCCGAACTGGTGCGGCGCACGCTGTCCGTTGGGCTGCACGGCCTGCTTGTGGTGGTGCTGACTGTAGTGACCCAATTGGGGGGTATCGCCTGGATTATCGCCCTGCTGACAAGACGCCGGGTTTTGGTTTTTCTGTGTGCATATGTCGTTTTGTCCGTAACATCTGTGTTTGTGGCGCCTGTTTTTGGGCGGACGCCATTGTCCTGTCTGCAATCAGGACCGCTTCAGATGCAATCCACCCTGTATTGCGCCTTGAACCGGCACTATGTGACACCCGAGCTCAGCACAGTGCTACAAGACATGGCCCACGACATGGCCGCTGCCCATCCCGACACAGTCACACAGGTTCTGGATGCGGGATTTCCGTTTTGGAACGGCATGCCTTTGTTGCCGCATCTGTCCCACAATGACGGGGAAAAGGCGGATATCGCGTTCTACTACGAAAACGAAAACGGCTATCTTCGGGGGCAAACAAGATCACCCATCGGCTATTTCGCCTTCCAGAACGGACCAACATCCTGCCCGAGGCGCTGGCCTTTGTTGCGGTGGGATATGGCGTGGTTGCAAGGTTTTTGGCCAGACTGGTCCTTGGATGACAAACGCATGGCCACAGCGTTGCGTCTTTTGAAGAACGACCCGCGTGTCGACAAGATTTTTGTCGAACCGCATTTGGCGCAACGGTACGGCGTGACAGGCGGAAAGGTACGGTTTCAAGGATGCCGCGCTGCACGTCATGACGATCACATTCACATGCAACTGTAGATTGGTTTCTTTGACCAACTGTTGCCATAATCGCCAATACCTGCCCCATTTGCTTAAAAATGACCTTGTATTTGCCTCAAATCGACTGTTTCCGCCGCACTGAGGCCCTGTTGCCCATTCAGAAACAATTCAACGTAACCTGTTGGATTGGTAAGAAACGATGGCTGTTTTTTTTGGGTACACCTTTGCCATTTTAGGCACACAAAGCACATTGGGCGGCAGTGCCGTTGACTATCGGTTCGCCCCCTCTGGCACGTGGCGCTACAGCGGTGACAGCACCTACTTTGTGGTCGAGGAAAACGACGGCGCCACAAACTTTAATGGCGACGGCACAAACAACGAACAGGTCAATGCCCAAGAGCAAATCGGGGGCGTCGGAGAGCAAACGACAAACATCGGTGGCACAGACACCCAACTGATCTGGGACTACACCTTTTCCGTCTCGGACGGGCTTGGCAATACGTGGACTGTTGCGGTCATTGACGTCGATTTGGACAACAGCGACACCATCACCGCTGGCGCGGAAAACGGCTATTTCCTTGTTTTTCCCGATGGCATGCCCCCTGCTGACACAGACCTGACTGTGGGCGGCATCACCGACAACGGAGATTTTGTGGCCCATACCGCCCTTGGCGGCGAAGTGGTTTGTTTCGCAGCAGGCACGATGATCGAGACCCAAACAGGCCCTCGTGCAATCGAAACATTGTCACCCGGCGATTTGGTTTTGACGCGGGACGCAGGATACCAACCCTTGATTTGGTCAGGCTGCACTCCAGCCCCTGCCATTGCAGAAACGGCCCCTATCGTGATCCGCGCCGGTGCGTTTGGCAACACCCAAGATCTGGTTGTGTCGCCGCAACATGCTATTTTGTTGGATGATTGGCGCGCTGATTTGCTGTTTGGTCAGGATGAGGTTTTGGTGCGTGCTGTAGATCTGTTGGGCTGCGATGGTGTGTTTCGCCGTGTAGGCGGTGTGGTGGACTATTGGCACATCTTGTTTGACGCCCATCAAATTGTGCAAAGCGCAGGACTTTGGAGCGAAAGCCTGTACCCCGGTGAAATCACGCTGCAAACTGTTCATCCCCAGGCACGTCGCGAAATTGGGGCTTTGGTGCCTGATATTACGGCTTTCGGTCCAAAGGCTGCGCCGTGTTTGCGCAAGTTTGAAGCCTCTGTTTTGGCCGCTTGAGGTTGCGACACTGGGGGCGCTGCCCCCGGCTGGACGGCTCCCCCGGTTTTTTAGGATAAAGACATTGGTCTTTTAAAGTTTAAGCCCGTGACGGCCTGCAAGGTCCGTAAAAAATTGCCAAGCGACGCGCCCTGATCTGGACCCACGTGTCGCCTGCCATTCAATCGCTTCAGCCCGCAACGTATCTGAGTTGGTCTTAAGCCCGTAAGATGCGCAGTACCCCTCAATCATTGACAGGTATTGATCCTGATCGCAGGCATGGAACCCCAGCCAAAGTCCGAACCGGTCGGACAATGATACCTTTTCTTCCACCGCCTCCGCAGGGTTGATCGCAGAACCGCGTTCATTTTCGATCATGTCACGCGGCATCAAATGACGACGGTTTGACGTCGCATAAAGCACCACGTTGTCTGGCCGCCCTTCAATCCCACCGTCCAACACGGCCTTTAGCGATTTATAGTGGGCATCGTCGTGCCCAAAGCTCAGGTCATCGCAATACAAGACAAATCGCCCGGACGCGGTGCGCAACAGATTAAGCAAACGTCCAACCGAAGGCAGGTCTTCGCGTTGCAGTTCCACAATTTTCAGGTCGGGATGACGGGATGCGACGTCTGCATGCACAGCCTTGACCAGACTGGACTTTCCCATGCCTCGCGCCCCCCAAAGAAGGGCATTGTTGGCGGGCAATCCTTTGGCGAACTGCGTCGTATTTGCCAAAAGCGTGTCCCGGGACCGGTCGATGCCCACCAGCAACTCCAACGACACGCGCGACACCTGTGTGACCGGCTCAAGCCGGTCCGGTCCTGTGTGCCAAACAAAAGCGGAGGCGGCAAAATCAGGCGCGGGCGACGGCGCGGGCGCCATACGTTCCAGCGCCTGCGCGATCCGTTCCATGGGGTCCTTGGTCATTTCTTTGGACCGTCTTCGTCCAGACTATCATCCAGATCATTGTCGAATTCATCGACCATTTCATCGCTCAGATCATCGTCAAGATCATCCCCGAAGTCATCTTCGTCGTCGTAGTAGCCATCAGCACGCAGCTTTGCCTCGCGCGTTTTTTCGACACGCGCTACCAAAAAGATGGAAATCTCGTAAAGCCCGTAGACCACGACAAACAAAATCCCTTGGGTGATCACATCCGGTGGTGTCACCAAAGCCGCCAACACCAAAATGCCAACAACCGCATATTTACGCACATTGCCCAAGCCCTCTGCACTGACCAGACCGGCTTTACCCATCAGGGTCAAAAGGACAGGCAGCTGAAAACACAGCCCAAAAGCCATGATAAATTTCAGTGTAATATCAAGGCTTTCATTAACTTTGCCAAAGAATGTGATGCGTACGCTGTCATCTGCCACGGCAGCGTCCAAACCACCGGTGGCCACATTCACGTCGGCGGGAACGTCACCGCCCACGGCCCCCCCCAGAATTGCGGCAAAGATCGAAGATACATCCGCAAAACCTAAAAAGAAGGCCATCGCCAGCGGCGTCACCACGAAATGCGCAAAGGATGCGCCAAGCAAAAACATCAAAGGGGACGCGACCAGAAACGGCAAAAACGCGTTCTTTTCCTGTTTGTAAAGCCCCGGTGCCACAAACCGCCATAGCTGGTAGCCGATTACGGGAAAGGACAGTGCAAATCCGAAAACCATGGATATTCGAAACAGCGTAAACAGGTATTCTTGCGGCGATGTATATTGCAGCGTGGGCGCCGCGTCGCCCAATTCGATCAATGTGTTTTTGATCGGCACAAGCAGGAATTGCAAAATCGGTTCAGCCACAACAAAGGCCAGAATGATGCCCACCAGAAACGCAAGCACAGCGCGGATCAACCGCGTGCGCAATTCGGTCAGGTGTTCAATCAGCGGCGCTGTGCTGTCGTCCATATTGTCAGATTGGCTCATGTATCACTCTTGGGGGTGTCGGCCTTCAGTGCGGCCTCGTAAGCGTCGGCTTTTTCCAAAGCGTCCTGAGCTTCGCGGGCTTTGCGCTCGGCCGCGGCACGCGCAGAGGATGCTTGCATCTTCTTGGCTGTTTCTTTTGCCTTTTCGATCCGCTCTGCCTTCTGCGCCGCCAGCTTGCCGGTTTCGCTGTTGGCATCAACGTCGGTCAAGGAACTGGTGACATCACGGGCGGCATCCTTGACGCCATCCATGGCCGACCCGATGGGGTTGGTTGCGGTCTTGAGGGTCTTGGAAATGTCGCCCATGCCGGTGTCATCAGCCGCTTTGTTCATGGCATAGGAAAATTCGCGCGCCATGCCTTTGGCTTTGCCGACATACCGGCCCACATTGCGAAACAGCACAGGCAAGTCCTTGGGGCCAACCACAATCAGCGCCACAACCCCAATCACCAACAGCTCTGTTCCGCCCAGATCAAACATGACTTACGCCTTGTTTTTTTCTGCAGCTTCCGGGGTCACGTCTTTGATTTCGTCGGCAGTGGCGGTTTCTTCTTCCAACTCTTTCTGGCCTTCGTTGATGCCCTTTTTAAAGGATGTAATGCCTTTGCCAACTTCCCCCATCAGGTTGGAAATCTTGCCACGTCCAAACAGGACCAAAACAACGATAGCGATAAGCAGGATGCCTGGAAGGCCGATATTGTTCAACATTTTGTAATTCTCCCAATGAACGCACATCAGGTGCGTTCGTGATTTTTCAAAAGACGTAATCGCAGTGTAACGGTCATGGAAAGCGCCAAAGCGCCAGAATGCAATTCTGTTGGAGAAATTTCACGCCATTCCATTGGACATTTTCAGCAACTGACAGTTTAATGGCAGTTGTATATCATCAAACAGAGCTTCAATGGCCCACACACGGTATCACAAACCAACACCCGCGCCATTTTGCTTAGGTTTCTTCTTGCCGAAAATATCCCGGGGGTCGCCTGGAACAGGCGTAGGGGGCAGAGCCCCCTGTCCAAGATCAAACATCACGCGACCGTTTTGGAAAAACGCAACACAAAGGCATTCCCATGCGCCGCTCTGACCGCCTTTTCGATGCCATGCAAATCTTGCGCGATGGGAACCTGCACCGCGCGAAAGACATAGCGCAAAAATTGGATGTGTCTTTACGCACAATTTACCGCGATATGGACACGCTGGTGGCGTCTGGCGTGCCAATCGAAGGGACGCGTGGCGTGGGGTATAAAATCAGCCCTGCCGTCACCCTGCCCCCGCTCACCCTGACCCCGTCAGAGCTGGAAGCCCTGAACCTGGGCATAGCAATTGTGGCCGAGGCTGCGGATCCTGATCTTAAGGCTGCTGCGGAAACGCTGGCCGAAAAAGTTGACGCGATGCTGCCAGAACGGGGTATTGCGGACGCGGACAGTTGGAAATTCGCAAGCTACCCTTTTGCCGACGCCGTACGCGGATTTTCCCACATGGCAACACTGCGCACGGCAATCAAAGCCCGTCAAAAGCTGCGCATCACCTACCATTCAAAAGGCGACCGCATCACAACACGGAAAATCCGCCCGCTGCACTTGGAATATTGGGGACGGATCTGGAGCCTGACCGCGTGGTGCGAAACCCGCGATGCCTTCCGCGTGTTCCGCGTCGATCTGATCCAATCGGCAGATGCTTTGCCAGAATTGTTTGTGGACGAACCTGGCAAACGCTTGGAAGACCACGTGACTTGAAAAATTGCAGAGCAGCAAAAGACCTATCTCGCCGTGTTACTTTTTCAACCGCCATCCCGTTTGCGGGGGTAAGAATGCCTCGACGGCCGCTTGGGCAATCACAATTGTGTCTGCCCCTTCATCAGACACCACATTCATACCACCAAATACAGCACGCACTTCAGCACGACCGCGTGGCAGCTTCGCAGTCAACACGTCCATATCCAGCTTGTCAGGTTCCTGTACCCCAACTGTCACCTGCACACGCATTGCATCATGGGACAACTCAAGCGCCCCAAACAAAGGCAACGACGAATGGCGAAACGCATCTTCGATCGCACGGCCCGCCGCTTTGGTGTAATCCTGACCATGCAAATCATTGCCCATGCCCATTTCGATAATCACCCTCTGCTCAATTTGATCAGTCATCGGCTTTCTCCA containing:
- a CDS encoding Lin0512 family protein, with the translated sequence MTDQIEQRVIIEMGMGNDLHGQDYTKAAGRAIEDAFRHSSLPLFGALELSHDAMRVQVTVGVQEPDKLDMDVLTAKLPRGRAEVRAVFGGMNVVSDEGADTIVIAQAAVEAFLPPQTGWRLKK